In one Candidatus Omnitrophota bacterium genomic region, the following are encoded:
- the hcp gene encoding hydroxylamine reductase, translated as MFCRQCEQTAQGTGCTMQGVCGKDPVTATLQDLLIYAMKGIAVYGNMARELGIKDKEADLFLKEGLFTTITNVDFDPGRLKEFLTRAYEVKEKMKGLFLREYKKKYDKDFATRLPDATDWKPANSIEGLVDQGRQVGVLSWPAMDEDSRSLQELLLLGLKGMAAYADHAAVLGLEDEEVDAYFHKALSKLAEDNLSVEEALAMNMEFGKVNFKCLELLDKANTEHFGNPSPTRVKLGLKKGPAIIVSGHDLLDLEMLLDQTEGKGINVYTHGEMLPAHGYLAFHKYKHFAGHFGTAWQNQQKEFDGVPAAFLFTTNCIQKPRDSYKARVFTTGMVAWPGVTHIPGFDDKDFSPVIRKALELDWLKADKIEKEIVVGFGHNAVLGVADRIVGSVKENRIRHFFLIGGCDGAKPGRNYYTEFAEKVPKDCVILTLACGKFRFNTLEFGDIGGIPRLLDLGQCNDSYSAIKIALALAGAFGCGVNDLPLSIILSWYEQKAVCILITLLSLGVKNIRIGPSLPAFVSPNVLKVLVNNFGVKPITTPDEDLKAILG; from the coding sequence ATGTTCTGTAGGCAATGCGAGCAGACCGCGCAGGGTACCGGATGCACTATGCAGGGCGTTTGCGGGAAAGACCCGGTCACAGCGACACTCCAGGACCTTCTTATATACGCTATGAAGGGCATCGCCGTTTACGGGAATATGGCGCGCGAGCTCGGCATAAAGGATAAAGAGGCCGACCTTTTCCTGAAAGAAGGGCTTTTTACCACGATAACGAACGTTGATTTCGACCCGGGGCGGCTCAAAGAATTTTTGACGCGCGCGTATGAGGTCAAGGAAAAAATGAAAGGGCTCTTCCTTCGGGAATATAAGAAGAAATACGACAAGGATTTCGCGACACGCCTCCCAGACGCGACCGATTGGAAGCCCGCGAACAGCATAGAAGGGCTGGTCGACCAGGGCAGGCAGGTAGGCGTCCTTTCATGGCCCGCGATGGATGAGGATTCGCGCAGCCTGCAGGAACTCCTGCTTTTAGGCCTTAAAGGCATGGCGGCCTACGCCGACCACGCCGCGGTCCTCGGCCTTGAAGACGAGGAAGTGGACGCGTATTTCCACAAGGCGCTCTCGAAACTCGCCGAAGACAACCTCTCGGTCGAAGAGGCCCTCGCGATGAATATGGAGTTCGGGAAGGTGAATTTCAAATGCCTCGAGCTCCTCGATAAAGCGAATACGGAACATTTCGGCAACCCGTCCCCGACGAGGGTGAAATTGGGCCTGAAGAAGGGCCCTGCGATAATCGTCTCGGGCCACGATCTCCTCGACCTCGAAATGCTGTTGGACCAGACCGAAGGGAAGGGGATAAATGTTTACACGCACGGCGAGATGCTGCCGGCGCACGGATATCTCGCTTTCCATAAATATAAACACTTCGCCGGGCATTTCGGCACCGCGTGGCAGAACCAGCAGAAGGAATTCGACGGCGTGCCTGCCGCGTTCCTGTTCACGACAAACTGCATCCAGAAGCCGCGCGACTCCTATAAGGCGCGGGTATTCACGACCGGGATGGTCGCGTGGCCGGGAGTCACCCATATCCCGGGGTTCGACGATAAAGACTTTTCGCCGGTGATTAGGAAGGCGCTCGAGCTCGACTGGCTCAAGGCGGATAAGATCGAAAAAGAAATAGTCGTCGGCTTCGGCCACAACGCGGTTTTGGGCGTCGCCGACAGGATCGTCGGATCCGTAAAAGAGAACAGGATACGCCATTTCTTCCTCATAGGCGGATGCGACGGCGCGAAGCCGGGCAGGAATTATTACACCGAGTTCGCCGAAAAGGTCCCCAAAGATTGCGTGATACTTACGCTCGCCTGCGGGAAATTCCGCTTCAACACGCTTGAATTCGGAGATATCGGCGGCATCCCGCGCCTGCTTGACCTGGGCCAGTGCAACGACTCATATTCGGCGATAAAGATAGCGCTGGCGCTTGCCGGCGCGTTCGGCTGCGGCGTGAACGACCTGCCGTTATCCATCATCCTTTCCTGGTATGAGCAGAAGGCGGTTTGCATCCTCATTACGCTCCTTTCGCTGGGCGTGAAGAACATAAGGATAGGCCCGTCGCTCCCGGCATTCGTGTCGCCGAACGTCCTCAAAGTCCTCGTTAATAATTTCGGCGTGAAACCCATTACCACGCCCGACGAAGACCTGAAGGCGATCTTAGGGTAG
- a CDS encoding HlyD family efflux transporter periplasmic adaptor subunit, with the protein MKASNKKWKVFLVIIIVIGIAAFFFMKSKGGSAVKETTSEITAAIGPIQSFISTTGTVLPQNRLGLKPPVAVRVEKILVREGDMVKTGQTLAWMSSTERAAVLDAARGKGEAELKYWEDAYKAIPLLAPIDGEIIVATVQPGQTLTTADAVLVLSDRLIVRAQVDETDIGKIKLGQPATVSLDAFPESKVNTTVGHIYYESQTVNNVTIYNVDLVPESVPAFFRSGMNANIDFLEQKKEDALLLPNEAVHKDKEGSYVLLSRGPEKEPVRQAVTTGISDDLNTEILSGITAAEKIVVKAQKYALPTADTATNPFMPSRSKSSNKK; encoded by the coding sequence TTGAAAGCATCGAATAAAAAATGGAAGGTGTTCCTCGTCATAATTATCGTTATCGGTATCGCGGCGTTCTTCTTTATGAAGTCGAAGGGCGGCTCAGCGGTCAAGGAGACGACCAGCGAGATAACGGCCGCAATAGGCCCGATCCAGAGTTTTATATCGACCACAGGCACGGTCCTCCCGCAGAACCGCCTTGGGCTTAAGCCGCCGGTGGCCGTCCGCGTCGAGAAGATATTGGTGCGCGAAGGCGATATGGTAAAAACCGGCCAGACGCTGGCGTGGATGAGCTCGACCGAGAGGGCGGCGGTATTGGACGCGGCGAGAGGCAAGGGGGAAGCCGAACTGAAATATTGGGAAGACGCTTATAAAGCCATACCGTTATTGGCGCCTATCGACGGCGAGATCATCGTCGCGACGGTCCAGCCGGGGCAGACACTGACAACCGCCGACGCCGTGCTGGTCCTGTCGGACCGCCTGATAGTCAGGGCGCAGGTCGACGAGACCGATATCGGCAAGATAAAGCTCGGCCAGCCCGCGACCGTGAGCCTAGACGCGTTCCCCGAATCGAAAGTCAATACTACGGTGGGGCATATATATTACGAGTCCCAGACGGTAAATAATGTCACGATATATAATGTCGACCTGGTCCCGGAGAGCGTCCCTGCCTTCTTCCGTTCGGGAATGAACGCGAACATAGATTTCCTGGAACAGAAGAAAGAAGACGCCCTGCTCCTGCCGAACGAGGCGGTGCATAAGGATAAAGAGGGAAGTTATGTCCTGTTGAGCCGGGGCCCGGAGAAGGAGCCGGTAAGGCAGGCCGTCACGACCGGGATCTCCGACGACCTCAACACCGAGATATTATCGGGTATCACCGCGGCCGAGAAGATAGTCGTTAAGGCGCAGAAATACGCGCTTCCCACCGCCGACACCGCGACAAACCCGTTCATGCCGTCAAGGAGCAAGAGTTCCAACAAAAAATGA
- a CDS encoding TolC family protein: MPDSVTPMTWDDCVKESAKNNPGLVSAQQSIKSSKADKTISASGLFPQISTDLNATRSKSSGGTSPGSSGGTSGGSTGAVNNYNYGVTGNQLLFDGFQTINKVNAAGENIKAAQQSYNFTSSQVRQRLRAAFVNLLKAQESVKISQQIYERRRQNYELVTLRYESGRENKGSLLTEGANVRQARYDISVAKRNIDLARRQLTKEMGLLQLVPVEAKGDFIVKDPAREKPDFIALSVNHPSLQQLIAQKNAAAYNVKTAKGEFFPTITAQGSANKNDSQWPPKGNQWSIGASVSLPIFEGGLRIADVSKANALLAKAEADERNSRDGIIQTLTDAWTSLQNALENVEVQDQFLTASEERAKITEAQYSIGFVSFNDWIIIENNLVAAKQSYLNAQAQALTTEANWIQAKGETLESIE; this comes from the coding sequence GTGCCTGACTCCGTAACTCCCATGACGTGGGACGATTGCGTCAAGGAATCCGCGAAGAATAATCCCGGCCTTGTCTCGGCCCAGCAGTCCATAAAGAGTTCCAAGGCCGACAAGACGATATCCGCGAGCGGCCTCTTCCCGCAGATAAGCACGGACCTTAACGCCACCAGGTCGAAAAGCTCAGGCGGCACCTCACCGGGCTCATCAGGCGGCACATCAGGCGGCTCAACCGGCGCGGTAAATAATTATAATTACGGCGTCACCGGCAACCAGCTGCTCTTTGACGGTTTCCAGACGATAAATAAGGTAAACGCGGCCGGGGAAAATATCAAAGCCGCCCAGCAGAGCTATAATTTTACGTCCTCGCAGGTCAGGCAGCGCCTCAGGGCGGCTTTTGTCAACCTGCTCAAGGCTCAGGAATCGGTAAAGATAAGCCAGCAGATCTACGAGCGCCGCCGGCAGAATTATGAGCTGGTTACCCTGCGCTATGAGAGCGGCAGGGAAAATAAAGGTTCTCTCCTTACCGAGGGGGCGAACGTCAGGCAGGCCCGGTATGACATCTCCGTGGCGAAAAGGAATATCGACCTCGCGCGGCGCCAGTTGACAAAAGAGATGGGCCTCCTGCAGCTTGTGCCTGTGGAAGCGAAAGGCGATTTTATCGTTAAGGATCCCGCGCGCGAGAAACCGGATTTCATCGCGCTCTCCGTGAACCACCCCTCGCTCCAGCAGCTTATAGCGCAGAAGAACGCCGCGGCTTATAACGTGAAAACGGCCAAAGGCGAATTTTTCCCGACGATAACCGCGCAGGGCAGCGCCAATAAAAATGATTCGCAGTGGCCGCCCAAAGGCAACCAGTGGTCGATAGGCGCCTCGGTATCATTACCCATATTCGAGGGCGGCTTGCGCATAGCGGATGTCTCAAAGGCGAACGCCCTGCTGGCAAAAGCGGAAGCGGATGAAAGGAACTCCAGGGACGGTATAATACAGACCCTCACCGACGCGTGGACGAGCCTGCAGAACGCCCTGGAAAATGTCGAGGTCCAAGACCAATTTTTAACCGCGAGCGAAGAGCGCGCCAAGATAACCGAGGCGCAATATTCCATAGGATTTGTGTCGTTCAACGACTGGATAATAATCGAGAATAATCTTGTTGCGGCGAAGCAATCATATCTAAACGCCCAGGCCCAGGCCCTGACAACCGAAGCCAACTGGATACAGGCGAAAGGAGAAACTCTTGAAAGCATCGAATAA
- a CDS encoding sugar transferase has protein sequence MLKQHADIFRKLMIFADLVLAAASFILAYFLSNEMKQLYPLEDYLRLLPYFVVVWVGLMHFLGMYNSFRTKPIGDVISIVFEAAFFGFVVFSSVVYVVKLHDVSRTFLFLIIGVSLVLFAAEKVVIVMFFRFLRSKGYNTRNILIVGTGRRAKNFAELVGQHGEWGFKITRMIDEDEFGDMANILHRNVIDHVVFVVPRLWFEKIEDLIRMCEIEGIPASVVVDLYELKLAKAKQTEFFGIPMLTFESAPDKAGELFVKRAFDIVVSGLALIILLPVFLGIALAIKATSSGPVFFKQKRCGLNGRRFIFYKFRTMVSDAEEKLAELQKYNEMGGPVFKMQNDPRITAIGRLLRKFSLDELPQLWNILSGDMSVVGPRPPIPNEVDKYDNWQRRRLSMRPGLTCLWQTSGRNEIKDFNQWMKLDLQYIDNWSIWLDLKVFFKTIPVVLLAKGAK, from the coding sequence ATGCTTAAACAACACGCGGACATATTCAGGAAATTAATGATCTTCGCGGACCTGGTGCTGGCGGCCGCATCATTTATCCTTGCGTATTTTTTGAGTAATGAAATGAAACAGCTATATCCGCTCGAGGATTACCTTCGCCTCCTGCCGTATTTTGTCGTGGTATGGGTGGGGCTTATGCATTTCCTCGGAATGTATAATTCGTTCCGGACCAAGCCGATCGGCGACGTGATTTCGATAGTTTTCGAGGCAGCGTTCTTCGGTTTCGTGGTGTTCAGCAGTGTCGTATACGTGGTAAAGCTCCACGACGTAAGCAGGACGTTCTTATTTTTGATAATCGGCGTTTCGCTCGTCCTGTTCGCGGCTGAGAAGGTAGTCATAGTAATGTTTTTCAGGTTCCTTAGGAGCAAGGGATACAACACTAGGAACATCCTCATCGTCGGGACGGGCAGGAGGGCGAAGAATTTTGCCGAACTTGTCGGACAGCACGGCGAATGGGGTTTTAAGATTACTCGGATGATAGATGAGGACGAGTTCGGCGACATGGCGAACATCCTGCACCGCAACGTCATAGATCACGTTGTATTCGTCGTGCCGCGGCTCTGGTTCGAGAAGATAGAGGACCTCATACGCATGTGCGAGATAGAAGGTATACCCGCGAGCGTAGTCGTCGACCTGTATGAATTGAAACTCGCGAAAGCGAAGCAGACCGAGTTTTTCGGCATACCGATGCTGACGTTCGAGAGCGCGCCTGACAAGGCTGGAGAATTATTCGTAAAAAGGGCCTTTGATATAGTCGTCTCGGGCTTGGCGCTTATAATTTTATTGCCGGTATTCTTGGGAATCGCGCTCGCGATAAAAGCGACTTCTTCGGGGCCGGTCTTCTTTAAGCAGAAGCGTTGCGGGCTGAACGGCAGGAGATTTATTTTTTATAAATTCAGGACGATGGTCAGCGACGCGGAAGAGAAACTCGCGGAACTGCAGAAATATAATGAGATGGGTGGGCCGGTCTTCAAGATGCAAAACGATCCTCGTATTACGGCGATTGGCCGGCTCCTCAGGAAGTTCAGTCTCGATGAGTTGCCGCAATTGTGGAATATCCTCAGTGGAGATATGAGCGTCGTGGGCCCGAGGCCGCCTATCCCTAACGAGGTCGATAAATATGATAATTGGCAGAGGCGGCGCCTGAGCATGAGGCCCGGGCTTACCTGTCTCTGGCAGACGAGCGGCCGCAACGAGATAAAAGATTTCAACCAATGGATGAAACTCGACCTGCAATACATCGACAACTGGTCCATTTGGCTGGACCTGAAAGTATTTTTTAAAACAATCCCCGTAGTCTTATTAGCGAAAGGAGCGAAGTGA
- a CDS encoding ABC transporter permease, which produces MIEIKNLKKSYSMGAAEVHALNNVSLKIEAGEFVAIMGASGSGKSTLMHLLGLLDRPDSGSYLLDGKDVTKLSDDELAATRNRLVGFVFQQFFLLPRMTALENAELPLIYAGKRHLKELARKRMQEVGLGDRMTHEPNELSGGQQQRVAIARSLVNDPLIILADEPTGNLDSKSKEEILAVLKQLNEKGKTLIIVTHENEIAVHAKRIIKMRDGEIISDEPNCENKDKCAPSPEAEKIREAFSKEQKFSRQAEFIDYIRQAASAMWSHKMRTFLSVLGILIGVAAVIAMLALGQGAQETISKQLSSLGSNLLVVMPGSAKVHGVAMGTGTVTRFTFQDVAAISKMSEEISRIYANVQGRGQIVYGNKNWSTTVEGDGPGYAEVRNSVPVVGRFFTEEEVKLRDKVAVIGFTVARELFGDSNPVGKTIKINLINFKVVGVLPTKGASGWHDQDDIVIIPVTTAMYRVFGKDYIDAIFVEVKSPDLIEETQDAITKLIIKQHRLSKDNEDTFQIRNMAEIKQMLETTTRTMALLLGSIAAISLLVGGIGIMNIMLVSVTERTREIGLRKAIGARNTDIMIQFLIEAALISFIGGVCGIALGAGISSLIAMIAGWAVKLSAFSIILATGFSLLVGIVFGSWPAHQAAQLNPIEALRYE; this is translated from the coding sequence ATGATAGAAATAAAAAATTTAAAAAAGTCGTATTCCATGGGCGCGGCCGAGGTGCACGCGCTCAATAATGTATCCCTGAAGATAGAGGCGGGAGAATTTGTCGCCATCATGGGCGCGTCGGGCTCGGGCAAGTCTACGCTGATGCACCTGTTGGGCCTTTTGGACAGGCCGGATTCCGGCTCATATCTACTCGACGGCAAAGACGTCACGAAACTCTCCGACGATGAACTCGCCGCTACGCGAAACCGGCTTGTAGGTTTTGTATTCCAGCAGTTTTTCCTTTTGCCGAGGATGACCGCGCTCGAGAACGCCGAACTGCCGCTTATTTACGCGGGCAAGCGCCACCTGAAAGAACTCGCGCGCAAGAGGATGCAGGAAGTCGGCCTCGGCGACCGTATGACGCATGAGCCGAACGAACTCTCGGGCGGCCAGCAGCAGCGAGTCGCGATAGCCCGTTCGCTGGTAAATGACCCGCTGATAATTTTGGCCGACGAGCCGACCGGCAACCTCGACTCAAAAAGCAAGGAAGAGATCCTCGCGGTATTGAAGCAATTAAATGAAAAAGGCAAGACGCTCATCATCGTAACGCACGAGAATGAGATCGCGGTCCACGCGAAGCGCATAATAAAAATGCGGGACGGCGAGATAATCTCGGACGAGCCCAATTGCGAAAATAAGGATAAATGCGCGCCCTCACCGGAGGCGGAAAAAATAAGGGAGGCGTTCTCTAAAGAGCAGAAATTCTCGCGCCAGGCCGAGTTCATCGATTACATCCGCCAGGCGGCCAGCGCGATGTGGTCGCACAAGATGCGCACATTTTTGTCGGTGCTCGGCATACTGATAGGCGTCGCGGCGGTGATCGCGATGCTCGCGCTGGGCCAGGGGGCGCAGGAGACGATATCCAAACAATTGTCGTCGCTGGGCTCGAACCTCCTGGTGGTCATGCCCGGCTCGGCGAAGGTCCACGGCGTGGCGATGGGCACAGGCACGGTAACCAGGTTTACTTTCCAGGACGTGGCCGCGATATCAAAAATGAGCGAGGAGATAAGCCGGATATATGCTAACGTCCAGGGCAGGGGCCAGATCGTCTACGGGAACAAGAACTGGAGCACGACGGTAGAAGGCGACGGCCCGGGTTACGCCGAGGTGCGAAACTCGGTCCCGGTCGTCGGCAGGTTCTTCACCGAAGAGGAAGTGAAATTGCGCGATAAAGTCGCGGTGATCGGCTTTACGGTCGCGCGCGAACTTTTCGGCGACTCGAATCCCGTCGGAAAGACGATAAAAATAAACCTCATAAATTTCAAGGTGGTAGGCGTCCTCCCGACGAAAGGGGCCAGCGGCTGGCACGACCAGGACGACATCGTGATCATCCCGGTCACGACCGCGATGTACCGCGTCTTCGGCAAGGATTATATCGACGCGATATTTGTCGAGGTAAAATCGCCGGACCTGATAGAGGAGACGCAGGACGCGATAACCAAACTAATCATAAAACAGCACCGCCTCAGCAAGGATAACGAGGACACATTCCAGATAAGGAACATGGCTGAGATCAAACAGATGCTCGAGACGACGACCAGGACTATGGCGTTATTATTGGGCTCGATCGCGGCGATATCTTTGCTCGTCGGCGGCATCGGCATCATGAATATCATGCTCGTATCGGTGACAGAGCGCACGCGCGAGATAGGGCTGCGCAAAGCGATAGGCGCGCGCAATACGGACATCATGATCCAGTTTTTGATCGAAGCCGCGCTGATATCGTTTATCGGCGGCGTCTGCGGCATCGCGCTCGGCGCGGGCATATCGAGTTTGATAGCGATGATAGCCGGGTGGGCGGTGAAACTTTCCGCGTTCTCGATAATTTTGGCGACGGGTTTCTCTTTGCTCGTAGGCATTGTCTTCGGCAGCTGGCCCGCGCACCAGGCCGCCCAACTGAATCCCATCGAAGCTTTAAGGTATGAATAG
- a CDS encoding MFS transporter, which yields MNSIFRSLRYRNFRLFFIGQSVSLIGTWMQSIAMSWLVYRMTGSALLLGIVAFSSQIPTFILSPFAGVFADRYNRHRIVIVTQVLAMIQALILAALTLAGHIQVWQIIVLGLFLGCINAVDIPTRQSFLIDMVERKDMLGNAIALNSAIFNGARLIGPTVAGILVALVGEGVCFLINAITFLAVIASLLMMRLTPKEEKGKETRVLDEIKEGVIYAFGSRPIRMILFLLSVISMLGMSYVVLMPVFAADIHRGGPLTLGVLMAAIGVGALIATLYLASRKTPPTLERGIPIAAAIFAGGVILFALSRVLWVSIILLVVTGFGFLATTASSNTIIQTIVDDDKRGRVMSFYTMAFMGMAPIGSLLAGALASKMGAPDALMLGGALCLFATFVFYRLTNPRR from the coding sequence ATGAATAGTATATTCCGCTCGCTGAGATACAGGAACTTCCGCCTCTTTTTCATCGGGCAGAGCGTCTCACTCATCGGCACATGGATGCAGTCGATAGCGATGAGCTGGCTCGTTTACCGGATGACCGGCTCGGCATTGCTCCTCGGTATCGTCGCTTTCTCCTCGCAGATCCCCACATTTATTTTAAGCCCGTTCGCCGGCGTTTTCGCCGACAGGTATAACCGCCACCGGATAGTTATCGTGACCCAGGTACTGGCGATGATACAGGCGCTTATCCTCGCGGCGCTTACGCTTGCAGGACATATCCAGGTCTGGCAGATAATCGTTTTAGGCCTGTTCCTCGGCTGCATCAACGCGGTCGATATCCCGACGCGCCAGTCATTTTTAATAGACATGGTCGAGCGGAAAGATATGCTCGGCAACGCCATTGCCCTTAACTCTGCCATATTTAATGGGGCACGGCTCATCGGGCCGACGGTCGCGGGGATCCTCGTCGCGCTGGTCGGGGAAGGGGTATGTTTCCTTATCAACGCGATAACTTTCCTTGCCGTCATCGCGAGCCTTTTGATGATGAGATTGACGCCGAAGGAAGAGAAGGGGAAGGAGACGCGCGTCCTGGATGAGATCAAAGAGGGCGTGATTTACGCGTTCGGCTCGAGGCCTATCAGGATGATATTATTCCTGTTAAGCGTGATCAGCATGCTCGGCATGTCGTATGTCGTGCTGATGCCGGTTTTCGCCGCGGATATCCACCGCGGCGGGCCGCTTACGCTCGGCGTGCTGATGGCCGCCATCGGCGTCGGGGCGCTCATCGCGACACTTTATCTCGCGTCGCGCAAAACACCGCCGACCCTTGAAAGGGGAATACCTATTGCCGCCGCGATATTCGCGGGCGGCGTGATCTTATTCGCTCTCTCGCGCGTTTTATGGGTTTCGATAATTTTGCTTGTCGTGACCGGCTTCGGATTCCTCGCGACGACCGCCTCAAGCAACACTATCATCCAGACCATCGTAGACGATGACAAGCGCGGCCGCGTAATGAGCTTCTACACCATGGCTTTTATGGGCATGGCGCCCATCGGAAGCCTGCTTGCCGGCGCCCTCGCCAGTAAAATGGGCGCTCCGGACGCCCTGATGCTCGGCGGCGCGCTCTGCCTCTTCGCCACGTTCGTTTTTTACCGCTTGACTAACCCCCGCCGCTAG
- a CDS encoding outer membrane beta-barrel protein, whose product MLRGGVSETYDDNVTYVKVGKIKDYITRPWVGLSASYDNKTTVFTASGRYYHEFYANKHGFNNNGGDFTASVNSELSKFDRISVSDSFSRTEEPRSFEDVFGRTGGRYSSTRNRVNLGYARDISEHFGASLRYSNEYNTYSRTDIPKSYLNTAGVEGAYIVGSDLTFIGAYDFTARDFSPGANTRVNTLSGGLRKYITKQLYFDGVGGVDFINSFSGRRYTKPMVQVSLSDDFSERTRASLYFSKRFDTVSYSQDLFDQWRVSGALSHEIFQKLRGTLSAFYGRGEYIGASSVTHLIGSSAGLTYDINDHWKATADYSYTHETSSVPLGGYLKNRVTLGLAAEF is encoded by the coding sequence ATGTTAAGGGGTGGAGTCTCCGAAACCTACGATGATAATGTCACCTACGTAAAGGTCGGCAAGATCAAAGATTATATCACCAGGCCGTGGGTCGGCCTCAGCGCCTCTTACGACAACAAGACCACGGTTTTCACGGCGAGCGGCCGCTATTACCACGAATTTTACGCCAACAAGCACGGTTTCAACAACAACGGCGGCGATTTTACCGCGTCTGTCAACTCCGAGCTGTCGAAGTTCGACAGGATAAGCGTTTCCGACTCGTTTTCGCGCACGGAAGAGCCGCGCAGTTTCGAGGATGTGTTCGGGAGGACGGGCGGGCGATACAGTTCGACGAGGAACCGCGTGAACCTCGGCTATGCGCGCGATATTTCGGAGCATTTCGGCGCTTCATTGCGGTATTCGAACGAATACAACACATATTCGCGCACCGACATCCCGAAATCATATTTAAATACGGCCGGAGTCGAAGGCGCATATATCGTCGGCTCGGACCTGACTTTCATCGGGGCGTATGATTTTACTGCCCGTGACTTCAGCCCGGGTGCGAACACCAGGGTCAATACGCTGAGCGGCGGCCTGCGCAAATACATCACGAAACAGTTGTATTTCGACGGTGTGGGCGGAGTGGATTTCATTAATTCTTTCAGCGGCAGGAGATATACGAAGCCGATGGTGCAAGTCTCGCTTTCCGACGACTTCAGCGAGCGCACACGCGCGTCGCTCTATTTCAGCAAACGGTTTGATACGGTTTCGTACTCGCAGGACCTTTTCGATCAGTGGCGGGTTTCGGGCGCGCTCTCGCACGAAATTTTCCAGAAATTGCGCGGGACGCTTTCGGCTTTTTACGGCCGCGGCGAATATATCGGGGCGTCAAGCGTGACGCATCTCATCGGGTCCAGCGCAGGATTGACTTATGACATCAACGACCATTGGAAGGCAACCGCCGATTATTCATACACACATGAGACATCGTCCGTCCCGCTCGGCGGATATTTGAAAAATCGTGTCACTCTCGGGCTGGCCGCTGAATTTTAA
- a CDS encoding AbrB/MazE/SpoVT family DNA-binding domain-containing protein yields MKTEFKGGPGGGFHSVVTVGERGQVVVPADIRKTFKIKSGDKLVVFAKPDGMIGLIQAEEFNRFLNEATKVLSKLKGKF; encoded by the coding sequence ATGAAAACTGAATTCAAGGGCGGCCCGGGCGGCGGGTTCCACAGCGTGGTGACTGTAGGTGAGAGGGGACAAGTGGTGGTTCCCGCGGACATAAGGAAGACGTTCAAGATAAAGTCCGGCGATAAGCTTGTCGTCTTCGCCAAGCCGGACGGCATGATCGGGCTTATACAGGCCGAAGAGTTCAACCGTTTCCTTAACGAGGCGACAAAAGTACTTTCCAAACTAAAGGGCAAATTCTGA
- a CDS encoding polysaccharide biosynthesis/export family protein, protein MRYAILVFLFIASVAFADETIKRSDFAQPKAAIPQAATPRAGTIPVAQEGTGPSLVNSAPIAEAVTPQPARPKEYKVGVDDILDINVLQPEQMALTVTVSPDGSITFPYIGRVEVKGKTPAEIQDEIQSRLADGYLKYPVVSVALKQSQSKKFYVYGEVLKPGTYLLEDNMTVLKAISSAGGFTRYGSSSRVKVLRPKVKGAGYDMIKVNMKLIMNGLANDVVLEPGDIVQVEEGVF, encoded by the coding sequence ATGAGGTACGCAATACTCGTGTTTTTGTTTATCGCAAGCGTGGCATTCGCTGACGAAACGATAAAACGGTCAGATTTCGCCCAGCCGAAGGCAGCCATCCCGCAGGCGGCGACTCCACGCGCCGGGACTATCCCCGTTGCACAGGAGGGGACAGGTCCATCTCTTGTTAACTCTGCCCCCATCGCTGAGGCAGTAACGCCTCAGCCCGCACGCCCCAAAGAATACAAAGTCGGCGTTGACGACATCCTCGATATAAACGTCCTCCAGCCGGAGCAGATGGCGCTTACGGTAACGGTATCGCCGGACGGCTCGATAACGTTCCCGTATATCGGCAGGGTGGAGGTAAAAGGCAAGACGCCGGCTGAAATCCAGGATGAGATACAGAGTCGCCTCGCCGACGGCTACCTGAAATACCCGGTCGTTTCGGTAGCGCTCAAGCAATCCCAAAGCAAAAAATTTTATGTCTATGGCGAGGTCTTAAAGCCCGGCACATACCTGCTCGAGGATAATATGACGGTCCTCAAGGCGATCTCAAGCGCCGGCGGCTTCACCAGATACGGCTCCTCAAGCCGCGTAAAGGTCCTTCGTCCTAAAGTCAAAGGCGCGGGTTACGATATGATAAAGGTCAACATGAAACTCATAATGAACGGCCTCGCTAACGACGTCGTCCTCGAACCCGGCGACATCGTGCAGGTCGAAGAGGGGGTATTCTAA